One Candidatus Nitronauta litoralis genomic window, TTCGGCTTCAATAATCTGCGATCAGGTTTTCAGTTACTGGAAGAAAAAAAACTTCTTTTAACCATTCGGATAAAGTCAAAGGCGTCAACAACCCACATAAACTATTTAAAGATAGCCTGGATTTTTTCTTCCAGTTGATTTGCATTGAAAGGTTTAACAATATATTGACTGACACCTGCCTGCACCGCCTCCACTATTTTTTCCTTGTCCGCTTCTGAGGTTACCATCAGGAATGGGATGCCTTTTATTGAGCCATCATCCCGAACGGATTTCAGGAACTCAATCCCCGTCATTTTTGGCATATTCCAATCCGAAATGATCAGATCCAGTCCTCCCTCTTGAGCCCGCTTCAACCCCATTTGTCCGTCCTCGGCATCTGAAAGGTTGTCATTGCTAAACCCAAGTTGTTTCAGGTTGTTTTTGATGATCTGACGCATTACCGACGAATCATCGACCACCAGAACTTTTTTCCCTTCGTACGCCATTTTAATTCCCCATCAAATAAAAT contains:
- a CDS encoding response regulator, translating into MAYEGKKVLVVDDSSVMRQIIKNNLKQLGFSNDNLSDAEDGQMGLKRAQEGGLDLIISDWNMPKMTGIEFLKSVRDDGSIKGIPFLMVTSEADKEKIVEAVQAGVSQYIVKPFNANQLEEKIQAIFK